GTACCAAAGGAGCTGTCGTTTCTACTGAAGGAGACCACAGATCAAACACAAGGGCCTGAGTCAAATCCAGGTACGTCTCCATTTTAATTTAGGATTGGttttcaattaaacttctgcTTAATGCATAGATCACTGATGCCAGTATAATATTCACAACCACTTTACACTTTGTCATAATGTCATCTTGTGCAAAACCTGCACAACTGAATGACAGAAAGCCTACTTTCCTTTTCAGGGCTCAGCACAAGTGTTGCTTGCACATCTGTGCGCAAAGCTCTCACTTTTGAAGACAGcaatgaagatggtgagagtGTACAGCATGTGGAAAATCCCTAGATTTTAAAAACTCTTGACATTAATAATGCTGTCTTAactctgctttttcattttatttattcagtgtaTTCAAACAGTAACAATGGAATTTATAATACTTATCAGGGAAGTAACTATTTTGTAAaatccatctttatttttaaagctccTTCAGCTCAGCCAGCCATTCCTGTTCCAGTGGCTGGTTATGAGCATGAGCTGAGTACGTGGAGCTGCTCTCAACACCAGAAGCTGTGGATGAAGACCGAGCTGCAAGATCTGGGGCTGTGGCCCTGGGTCTCGACCAGTGCGTAACCCAGGAAACACAATTTCACTCTGGCGTCTCCCTCCACAACCTGAGCTCATAGATACTGTAGCTGAGCTCCCGTCACCAAATTTTTTCCAGCTCCACCCCTTCTTCCTATGGAAACCTGAGAGCAGCATCATGGCCAGGTTGAGGAACAATTATACCTTGCTATGTTTGCATGCTTGTGCTCTTCCACGTGTGGTCTCTGCTGGTGTGGGCAGGCCTCGAGTGATTGTTGGCACCAGTGGTCAGTATTACATCCTGTCCTCACGACTCTGCTGCAGGGCTTGTCGCAGGAACTGGTTTGCTGACAATCCACGATGGCTGGAGAAACTGCCAAATAGGTTTACCAACCTTCTCCCAGCCTTTCTAACTTACAAAAAGGCCATCTGCAAGTCTGTAATGGATGAGCTGAGGCGCACTGGCAAACCTCCAGCAGACATGGCAAACCAGGTGAACGAACTCATGCATCTTAAGTTTAGACGAGCTCACCTGGCATACCTGCATGCCATAGAATCTGTCTGGGATTCTGAGGCAGGAGTACATGGACAGAGGACCATTGGGCAGTTCCTGAGGAAGGAAAACAGACCGCAGGAGTTCAGGTCGTATGGAGACTTAGATGGGTGGTGTGGAGTCTCGGTGTCCAGCTACTACCTGACTGACTGCCTGCTTGATGAATTTCGACGTCAACAGCCAGCCATATCCAAACTTGTCCAAGGCACTTTTGGACAGGTCTTCAGGTCTGACCACACGAGGAAGGTGGCACGAAAAGTCACTCTGGCATCTGGGGTCATGTCCAGTTATGCCGTGATGAATGAGCACTGGCTGATTGTTTCGTGGGTGATGGTTCAGTCTGAGACAGAGAGGTCCTTGGAACCCATGTACCAAGGAATGGCCACACGGTACAGTGATGCTGGAGTGGAAAAGGCAGGATACCACTGGGTGGACAGGTCAGAAcaggcatctttttttttgttcattgtcATTCAAACTATTAATTGTCTGAACAAattgagttgtttttttcaagATCAATTTAATAAACAACTAATAATATACACgtttaaatgtatttgtgtttcttaCATTTAGGGATTGCTGTGCACCGTTTAAGATCCCGGACTGCATCCCTGGTGAAAATCTAAACTGGGAAGCCTGGAAAACCACTCCTGCTAATATTGCTGCAGCCACATCTGGACCACTGGCAAACTCTTGTGCCTCTCGAACAAATTATAATCCAAACATTGTTGTTAAACTGGACTTGTTCCACTGCCTGAGGCGATTTTCACGAGAATGCACCTCTGAGCATCACCCTCTGTTCAGCACGTTCTGCCAGCttctctctgctgctttctctgtgGTTGATCAGGAGGACCTGAAGAGGCTTCAGGATGCCTATGAATTCTGTGGTATCCATCCAGCTAATCCCACTAAGCAGCACATAAGAGAGCACTGCAGGATTAAAATACCACAACCCACAGAGCTACTGAACAGAGTGGAAAAAGTCCTGAAACATTTCCACCAGACAACAGACCCCAACAATATCCCACTCTTCAAGCCATCCATGCTGAAAGTGTGGCGCGTACAGAGAGTGCACATACTGCGTGGCTGCCTCAGTGACCCTGAACTTTCAGAGGGCGTAATGTTTAGGTATGGTGGGACTCTTCAGCTAAACCACGTCCCCGGTGAAGGCGCTAAAGTCCCCATCTGGATTCCTGTCCGAGGCACTTCGCAGCAGGAGGGTTACCATTTCCACCAGGCGCAGTGGATCACTGGGACTCACGTATCCACTGAACTGTTCCAGGCCCAGGGCATGACAGGGGTGGCACGATGGAACTACCAACAGCTGGTGGACCTTAAGCAGCCAGGTGTCATTCTCCCTGCTGTTTTTGATCCAGCTCTAGTGGCGGAGTTGAACGCAGTCTCCAGGAGAGTGACCGGGCAAGAGAAGTACCCTGCACTTCACCTCTCTGACAGAGACACTGGAGAGAGATTTGGGCTTGAATACAGAGAGCCAGGCTGCCGCCCAATCCCTCTGAACTGggacaaacacaaaaccctgAAGACAGATGAACCAGCCGCCCTTCCGCCTCCATCCTGTCTACAAAAAGCTGTGTCTGCCCGACTTCAAGTTTGTCCTCCTTCAAGTTCCTCCTCCAGCTCGGCAGTGTCAGGCCTGGCACCCCCTGGACCAGCACCACCTGTCACTGACCCACTCTCTGCTGGTGTACTTTTAAAGCAGGAGACACCATCAGAAGACATCCAGGAACCTACAGCAGTTATGGGTAAATTAACTTAATGGTTATGTCAAACAGTTCTGGATAATccatattattatcattattaatgcATTACATTATAAATGATCATGGTGAACTATTATTGTCTTATTGTTTCTCAGAAATCTCTGATGCCCTTCCTCTGCATGTGCGGGCCTCACCAAGGAGTGCACGCACTGGACCTATAAAAACAGGCGGACGGGTTTTTGTGCTGGACCACACACGCTGGACATCACCCATAAAAAAGGCAATTGATGACTTGTTGCAAAAGCACCATGGGAAGAAGGACCTGCTGAAGCTTGTAGATCAAGATTATGCAAGCATGGTCCACCGTTCTGCTATGGACCCCAACAGCTTGCTGCACCCCACATCCAAGTTGCACATATCCCGCTACGTGAAGCACTTGGGCAAACTTCTGAACACAAGTTCTTCATTGAACACAAGCCCTGAAAAGCTTGTGCAGACGCAGCAGCTCTGGCATGCTTTAACAGAAGGGAGTGAGACAGTTAGTGTTCCTGTGGTCACCATCAAGCCAGCTGTCTTCAACCCACCACCTCCTCCCTTGTCTACACCTCTCACACAAGACTCAATAGAAAAAATTCTGGAAGGCATTTtagagaagcagcagcaacaacaacaacaacaaaaacaacaacagcagcagcctgagcaaaaaaaaaaggcagacaaAGACCTGTCTTGCCTGTGGACAGCCCAAGTCCCAGTTTGAGACTGACGGATCTTCTGTCCACTTTTTTTATCAGCAAGGGCCTGTGCGCTATTTCTATTGTTCAAGGAAGGTCCATCAGAGTTATGCTGCTGAGGGCATTTGTAACCCCAAAATGCCCTTTGAAGAATTTGCCCAAACAGAATTCTTCCAGCGGGAACTGCAAGCTACGAAGAAGCGGGCGGAGGAGAGGATGGCAAAAAAGAGGAAACGGCCAGAGTCCCAACAAGCAGGCCGCCTCTGCAGGTTCTGCCACATGGACCTGAAACAGGGACCAAACAgcccacatatacacacagggTTCCCAGGAGTGGCAGGGAAATACATTTACTGCCCTTCTAAAGTGTCCTCTCTATACAGAGATAAGGGCGTGGCCAAGGAGATGACCTGGAAGCAGTTTCAGGAGTCTCCTTTCTATGAGGCAGAGAGACATAGATGGGTAGAAGAACGAAAAAAATGAGGAATAAATAGTTGACATTGTACATAATTCAGAGGGTTAATTGCTGtgaatgttgtttgttttttttctacaaatgtaaatatataaatgtccatccatccattcacttccgcacatcctgttaagggtcgcgggggggctggagcctatcccagctgtcatagggcgagaggcagggtacaccctgaacaggtcgccagcctgttgcagggccaacacagagggacagacaacctttcacactcacattcatgctctcattcacacctatgggcaatttagattagccaattaacctaaccccagtaagtgcatgtctttggaaagtgggaggaaaccggagtacccggaggaaacccacgcaagcacggggagaacatgccaactccacacagagagggagaggcctgggccaaggtggaatcgaacccaggccttccagatggtattctaactgtgaggcagcagtgctaaccactacgccaccgtgctgcccaatatataaatgtaaataagttATTTTTTACAAGAACATCAACACAGTGTTCACTTTGAGCTCAGCTGTATCTTTATTTGTGTATGCTTACCATAAGCTGCTGGCCTTGAATCTTGTTATTCCTAAAAGACTTCACATGATGAATACAGTCCATGCTTTTTGTATAGGAGTTACAGCTTTTATCTTTTTAACCTTTCTGTTCTATTTATGTTATAATAAATATGACTGCTTGGGAGATAATCCAAGTCTGATGTGTTCTATCTTTGGTTTGGTTATTGCTTTCTGGCTCTATCTACAAAAACAGTTCAATAAGGGGAGATCACATGGAaaattttgatgatttattgaaatcagAAGTTACAGAAATAACTTAAGTGATTCTGCAATTAGACTCCAATAATCCATCATAGCAAAAAGAATCCCAGAGGTGACAGGAGTTAGGACAGGACCCCTCCAGAGTTTAGAAGCTGATAGTGGTGAAGCTGAAGATGGAAGCTTGGATGGGGCCCTGAGTGATCACAATAAGGAGGAGATGGGTTGTAAAAATGAGTCTGAAAGACAGAATGGAAGAAAAGCAATGAGATTTAAAGCATTCAGAATGAGGTTAATTGGCTTAGAGAAGGCAGACAAGAAAGTGATTGAACAACAGTAATGATGTCAGTATTGAGTTTAACAGCACTGGAAAATGCAGGTGATATAAAGAATAGATAAGCAGGCAGATTAGTGATTACAGAACTTCCTCATGGAACTAACAAATATGCTTAATTTTCATCACAATAAATCTGTTACAGCTTCAGTCTTTGTATTTAAACTGGGTTATCTagatgacaaaaataaactgatggGAAAAAAGAGGACTTTAATATCTCTggtatatatatctcaaaaatGTTATGATACCTTTTATTCTTCATTATGTACTTAGTGAAACTATAGGTacacactgcagaaaaataGCTCTCGGTCTGTAACAGtgtataagaagaaaaaaagcaatgttCAAAATGAACATTATCCACATTTCCTATAGAAAAACTGGTGTTTATTCTTTGATAATGTAACACAAGCTTTGTCCACAGCAGGACTCGAACCTACGCTCAGACAATAACGTAAATAATCAAGCGATTTTTTCATTGGACAAAAAAGCTGCGATTTGATTGGCTGTTACTGTGTTACACCTATACGCGATGGCCCCCCCGCGTGAGGACTGGGGCTTCTTAGCatcaataccaaatatgtaaatgtggcctgcataatcagggtgttaagtcacttaatgtatgaagtgcCCCAATAGAAAAGTATTGATAAAATTGAGTCTCCAGTCGCTGCATGCATTGTCAAATAACACAGTAGGcttgttgaattaatgtgcttgttttctaaatccagcaataccaaatatgtaaatataccaggcatagtcatttaaaaatgtgtgatctgtgccaaatgaacaaatatactgcatttcattgcaatataCTAGAGTATACTGgtaaaacaccaggaaagcggctggaccagacggtattag
The sequence above is a segment of the Archocentrus centrarchus isolate MPI-CPG fArcCen1 unplaced genomic scaffold, fArcCen1 scaffold_106_ctg1_1, whole genome shotgun sequence genome. Coding sequences within it:
- the LOC115775343 gene encoding uncharacterized protein LOC115775343, with translation MARLRNNYTLLCLHACALPRVVSAGVGRPRVIVGTSGQYYILSSRLCCRACRRNWFADNPRWLEKLPNRFTNLLPAFLTYKKAICKSVMDELRRTGKPPADMANQVNELMHLKFRRAHLAYLHAIESVWDSEAGVHGQRTIGQFLRKENRPQEFRSYGDLDGWCGVSVSSYYLTDCLLDEFRRQQPAISKLVQGTFGQVFRSDHTRKVARKVTLASGVMSSYAVMNEHWLIVSWVMVQSETERSLEPMYQGMATRYSDAGVEKAGYHWVDRDCCAPFKIPDCIPGENLNWEAWKTTPANIAAATSGPLANSCASRTNYNPNIVVKLDLFHCLRRFSRECTSEHHPLFSTFCQLLSAAFSVVDQEDLKRLQDAYEFCGIHPANPTKQHIREHCRIKIPQPTELLNRVEKVLKHFHQTTDPNNIPLFKPSMLKVWRVQRVHILRGCLSDPELSEGVMFRYGGTLQLNHVPGEGAKVPIWIPVRGTSQQEGYHFHQAQWITGTHVSTELFQAQGMTGVARWNYQQLVDLKQPGVILPAVFDPALVAELNAVSRRVTGQEKYPALHLSDRDTGERFGLEYREPGCRPIPLNWDKHKTLKTDEPAALPPPSCLQKAVSARLQVCPPSSSSSSSAVSGLAPPGPAPPVTDPLSAGVLLKQETPSEDIQEPTAVMEISDALPLHVRASPRSARTGPIKTGGRVFVLDHTRWTSPIKKAIDDLLQKHHGKKDLLKLVDQDYASMVHRSAMDPNSLLHPTSKLHISRYVKHLGKLLNTSSSLNTSPEKLVQTQQLWHALTEGSETVSVPVVTIKPAVFNPPPPPLSTPLTQDSIEKILEGILEKQQQQQQQQKQQQQQPEQKKKADKDLSCLWTAQVPV